In one Pirellulales bacterium genomic region, the following are encoded:
- a CDS encoding serine/threonine protein kinase, with protein sequence MALFDKLLGLLSSKVDIAVRFELMREAISGTMSSFYKATDRQTGKVVGLKILDQEKVNIVETRFKAVGKPSEAEIGLALSHPNIVKTLDYGVTTKNQQYIVLEFLEGPGLNSLLLSRNRLLEGKRLFIIRSMAEAIAAVHKAGFIHRDVCPRNFMIAPDASRVTLIDFGLTLPAKPEFMQPGNRTGTPNYMAPEIVRRRKTDHRVDVFAFGVTAYEVMTYDLPWPRGQDGRAALEHDQIAPVDIREKRPQINETLAKAIMWCLPANPNDRCPSMERFLNAISSVKDEDSK encoded by the coding sequence ATGGCGTTATTCGACAAATTACTCGGACTGCTCTCGAGCAAGGTCGATATTGCAGTCCGTTTTGAGTTAATGCGCGAAGCGATTTCCGGCACGATGTCGAGCTTTTACAAGGCCACCGACCGCCAGACCGGCAAAGTCGTGGGGCTAAAGATTCTCGACCAAGAGAAGGTCAACATCGTCGAGACTCGGTTCAAAGCTGTCGGCAAACCGAGCGAAGCAGAAATTGGCCTAGCGCTGAGTCATCCCAACATTGTGAAGACGTTGGACTACGGCGTCACGACGAAGAACCAGCAATATATTGTCCTGGAGTTCCTCGAAGGCCCAGGTTTGAACTCGCTATTGCTTAGCCGCAACCGGCTGCTCGAAGGCAAACGACTGTTTATCATCCGCAGCATGGCCGAAGCGATTGCCGCGGTGCATAAGGCCGGATTCATCCACCGCGATGTCTGTCCGCGGAATTTCATGATCGCGCCAGATGCCAGTCGAGTGACTTTGATTGATTTCGGCCTCACACTTCCCGCCAAGCCGGAGTTTATGCAGCCGGGAAACCGCACCGGCACACCCAACTATATGGCTCCAGAAATCGTCCGGCGTCGAAAGACAGACCATCGGGTCGATGTATTTGCTTTCGGCGTAACAGCTTACGAAGTGATGACTTACGATTTACCCTGGCCGCGAGGTCAAGATGGGCGGGCGGCGCTGGAGCACGATCAAATTGCCCCGGTCGATATTCGTGAAAAACGACCGCAGATCAACGAGACCTTGGCCAAAGCCATCATGTGGTGCCTGCCGGCGAACCCCAATGACCGGTGCCCCAGCATGGAACGCTTTCTCAACGCGATTTCGAGCGTCAAGGATGAGGATAGCAAATAG